CAAGCATACTTGGACGAAAAAGGCGACCGAATTTCAGCGTGATCATGATTAGGTACGCCTGGAATGCTGTTACAGTTAATAGCAACATACTTAACTCGAAGTCAcacattttcccagagataagaccaagctagatcgattgttcatccccgaaaaccattacataccaaatttcatcgaaatctagATCCGTTTCGGAGAtcctcgaaataaataaaatgggtaTGGGTAATGGGTgggttttctttctttctttcttttttttctttctttctttagttttacgagcgtttcaaccgctatcagtttcttGCCGCTATTGAAGGAATGAGTCGGgtagaatggaaggattttataaaacgatatggtGTGAAATGTGAATgcaatacaattacaattcataaaaatttcttgcttacggtTTCTTATTTCTTCAGTTATTATACGAGTATGCGACAGCAAACTGATATATAGgtggcggttgaaacgctcgtagaactacccaaATAAATATACGAGTACAAGAATTGTTCTTTTAAATATATTAGCTATAAGATATTGGCTAAATTACGTACTGATTTGATGGGTAAACGAACACACGAACGAACAGCAGTGTGTTTAGACGGGTCCACATTGGCTcccataattgttgaaagtcagaatgtaatgtttgccagaatgtatcgtttgtcataactcttctctaaatccaataattgttcagaattgttataaaacaaaggtAACCTAGcctacagttttctataggatgactatttaaaattttcagaaaaaattaCGGTTTTAGTAGGAaaatattatgacaaacaataattcggacaaaaattacagtaTGACTTGTGAAAAGCATGTGAACTTTGGCGCACGTGTTTAGTTTAGACATATGGACCTCGATAAGGATGATCAGTTGTTTTGTTGTTCAGATCGGCGGCGCGCTGGCGCTGGCGCTGGGCGCGTGGGTGTGGTCGACGCGGTCGTTCTCGAGCCCGCTGATGAGCAACAACATGTTCATAGCGTCGGTGGGCGTGGTGGTGGCCACCGGCGCCGCCGTCATGCTGCTGGCGCTGCTCGGCTGCTGCGGCGCCGCAAGGGAGGTCAAGTGCATGCTGCTCACGGTACGTTGTGCTCTAACACTAACAAGGGCGTCGCCGCCGATGGATCAATCTTGGTGACGCCCttgttatttatgcaactgtatcgtaataggggcccttaaaacacgagtgtggttacgcctcgtttcataatagggtcacatgagtgtttaaggcctaattacgtaaagttgcatacaatattttatctagatccatatattaaatcctctatcatgtgttcaagaaccattgagaatgacctgcattaacgataactaggtaagtatgtctgcccacgagctgcgcccgctgcgcgcgcgacgacctgctgctgcacgtagTCGCGGAGCCCCCCggccccccccgtgctgtaatgatgcatgaaatctcattacgagaccattacgatacagccgtgttcataatagaatccaatgtcgtaatgctggtcattacctatggttttttaacgcataattgaggatttactatatgggtgtagataaaagtgtTTAAAATTGAATCCAGGATATATCAGCAGATACTGTTGATTGACCACCCCATGATTTCAAATGTACTTAGTCACTTCAATGTACTTTTGATAAACATTGCAGATATTTGTCAAccataatgtaattaaaaaaataaaaatacagaagtGTATAGTCAAACTAGCCCAACCGATCTGCTGAAATGTTAAGGGTTAATTTTAAAGCACTTGATAGGTAGGTGCACGTGCAGAATATCGCTATCAAATATTATAGTTAAGTATGTGTATTGAAACCAACATAATCTAGGCCGGCAGCATTATTTGAACATTAACAGGCACCTATTATGCAAACAATTCACAGACCTACAGGGCGATAATGTAGACCTAAAGTCGATATTGCGTGCCCGATAACCCACTTCTGCACGGAAGCTGACTAACAATAGGTAACTTAAAACATTAGTCGATATGAAATATGCCATGATAAACTTGTAGGTAAACAAAGCTTGTTCCTACCACCAAAAGCTTGTTGTAACCACGCGCTAAATATAGTAACCCTTATAATACCTTACACGTCATGATCATCGTCAGTcaaaagacgtctactgctggacaaaggctttCCCCAAAGAACGTCTCCATGACTGATGCTGCACCACCAATATTAGGGCACTACTCTAATTATTTCCCGAAAGAACGTCTCCATGACTGATGCTGCACCACCAATATTAGGGCACTACTCTAATTAATCAATAAGAACCTAATACCTGATCTCGTTGCAGTACTATATCCTCGTTTCATCATCTTCGTGCTAATGCTGGTCGGCGGGATCCTGCAGTTCGTGTTCCGCGAGAAAGTGGTCACGACCCTGGATCGGGAGATGTACGCCGCCATCCCCTACTACGGGGTCAAACACGAGTATACTAAGGCCTGGGATGAGACGCAGACCTATCTCCAGTGCTGCGGAGTGAAGAACTACAGGGACTGGAATGACAATGTGCCTGAGAGCTGCTGTAAGGAGGTGTACCCTGGGAAGGTGAGAAAGCCCATAGCAAGTTCTAATGCTCATAGGATAAGATCGAATGTTATTCAttatcaattcatcatcatcatcataccagccgtaggacgtccactgttagacat
Above is a window of Choristoneura fumiferana chromosome 2, NRCan_CFum_1, whole genome shotgun sequence DNA encoding:
- the LOC141445290 gene encoding LOW QUALITY PROTEIN: CD151 antigen-like (The sequence of the model RefSeq protein was modified relative to this genomic sequence to represent the inferred CDS: inserted 1 base in 1 codon), which gives rise to MGMGGTMDSCGRCMKFSLICINVVTFIGGALALALGAWVWSTRSFSSPLMSNNMFIASVGVVVATGAAVMLLALLGCCGAAREVKCMLLTYYILXFIIFVLMLVGGILQFVFREKVVTTLDREMYAAIPYYGVKHEYTKAWDETQTYLQCCGVKNYRDWNDNVPESCCKEVYPGKRMDCKYSGNPATMYMDGCLPRTVDFLRENAVYVGVIAIIVAFIMLLGLILSCGLFVKIE